The sequence AAGATAATAAACACCTTGAATAGTCATATCATCAATTGCTAACGGATAATCAATGCTAGCCATTGTATTATGTGCATCAAAAACGACTTCATATTTTTTTAGAAATAAAGGTATGGATTCATCGATTGTTATATTATAAGAATCAACAGCAACATCTAATTTATTATTTCTTATCTCCTTAAAAAGAGCTCTCGTCTCCTCAAGACAATCCTTAACTATCTTTACTCCCTGTTCATATGTGATTTCCATATTATTTTTTTTAACAAAGTTGATAGCATTTTCCGGATCACCTAACTGAAACAAAAAAGCATCTACCGCATATAATATGGAAGTTAAAATTTCCTCAGCCACATCAGAACTAATTGAAGAGCTCTCTTCTCTTGTGTACCTCCTGATTGACTCCTTTAAAATCTGCATTAATTGTATTTGAACTTCATACACTTCTTGACTATTGAGTAACCCTTCCCTTAATCCTACGTTTAATAAAGATATTGTATATTGATTTCGTAATAGTTGAATGTTATTTATCTTTTTCTGTTTTACTAACAACAAATCATTATGTTGTTTTTCTAATCCCACAAATGCTCATCCCCCTCAAATACAGACTTTCTAAATCGAACATCACTTCTAAACCTTTGTGCAAATTCATCAAGCTTGCTTTTTAAAAGCTCCAATGACCCACCACAAACACCGTCGAAGTATTCCCTTATAATATCTACCAATTGAGAGTCACTGATACGATCTTCGGTTTCATTTTTCATGTAATAAAATATCTCTTGTAATTCATTAAGTGTCAATTGATAATTCTTATTATCGATATAAGGGGAAGTACAAAACACCTCTGCTAATTCTTTAATTACACTAATATCCGTTTCCACTCGACCATAGTTATAAAGTATTTGATTTCTAGA comes from Bacillus andreraoultii and encodes:
- a CDS encoding DUF6323 family protein, producing MLLPQFFQSLDISILEKYTDKVLKVNEKTKQYGLVLTSNEIKDMIISRNQILYNYGRVETDISVIKELAEVFCTSPYIDNKNYQLTLNELQEIFYYMKNETEDRISDSQLVDIIREYFDGVCGGSLELLKSKLDEFAQRFRSDVRFRKSVFEGDEHLWD